The following proteins are co-located in the Microvirga ossetica genome:
- a CDS encoding DUF2934 domain-containing protein yields the protein MMDKKLEERIRERAYQLWMRHGSIHGRADEYWYQAEREVRGESGDDEGTPAAPIIDPAPLGMTSMTEDEELSPPVAPKTRKKRTPAVAPATEGTEASVTPKRRRTTRVI from the coding sequence ATGATGGACAAGAAGCTTGAAGAACGCATCCGTGAACGGGCCTATCAGCTCTGGATGCGCCATGGGAGCATCCATGGCCGTGCCGACGAATATTGGTATCAGGCCGAGCGTGAGGTTCGCGGCGAGAGCGGTGACGACGAAGGCACACCGGCTGCACCGATCATCGATCCGGCTCCCTTGGGGATGACGAGCATGACTGAGGATGAGGAGCTTTCCCCTCCCGTCGCTCCGAAGACCCGTAAGAAGCGCACCCCCGCCGTCGCACCCGCGACGGAAGGAACCGAGGCGTCCGTGACGCCCAAGCGTCGGCGAACGACGCGCGTGATCTGA
- the glgC gene encoding glucose-1-phosphate adenylyltransferase — translation MAYILAGGRGSRLLELTDIRAKPAVYFGGNTRIIDFALSNALNSGIRRIGVATQYKAHSLIRHLQRGWNYFRAERNESFDILPASQRVSETMWYEGTADAVYQNIDIIASNDPEYIIILAGDHVYKMDYEIMLRQHVDTGADVTVGCLEVPRMEATGFGVMAVDETDRIISFLEKPADPPGMPDKPDMALASMGIYVFNTRFLFEQLRRDAETPGSNRDFGKDIIPYLVRHGKAVAHRFGDSCVRSGAEAGGSDAEAYWRDVGTVDAYWEANIDLTAIVPSLDLYDRDWPISTFSETWPPAKFVHDEDGRRGHAINSLVSSGCIVSGAALRRSLVFTGVHLHSHADVDGAVILPYVDVGRDARLTNVVIDRGVRIPDGLVVGEDPELDTRRFRRTEKGICLITKPMIERLEG, via the coding sequence ATGGCCTACATCCTTGCCGGTGGGCGCGGCAGCCGATTGTTGGAGCTGACCGATATCCGCGCGAAACCCGCGGTGTATTTCGGCGGCAACACGAGGATCATCGATTTCGCCCTGTCGAACGCGCTCAATTCCGGCATCAGGCGCATCGGTGTGGCAACGCAGTACAAGGCGCACAGCCTCATTCGCCATCTTCAGCGCGGCTGGAACTACTTCCGCGCCGAACGGAACGAAAGCTTCGATATCCTGCCTGCCAGCCAGCGCGTGTCCGAGACCATGTGGTACGAGGGCACGGCCGATGCGGTGTATCAGAACATCGACATCATCGCGAGCAACGATCCCGAATACATCATCATCCTGGCCGGCGATCACGTCTACAAGATGGACTACGAGATCATGTTGCGGCAGCACGTCGATACGGGCGCCGACGTGACCGTGGGATGTCTCGAAGTGCCGCGCATGGAGGCGACCGGCTTCGGCGTCATGGCGGTCGACGAGACCGACCGCATCATCTCGTTCCTGGAAAAGCCGGCCGATCCGCCGGGCATGCCCGACAAGCCGGACATGGCGCTCGCCAGCATGGGCATCTATGTGTTCAACACCCGGTTTCTGTTCGAGCAGCTGCGGCGCGATGCGGAAACGCCCGGATCGAACCGGGATTTCGGCAAGGACATCATCCCCTATCTGGTCCGGCACGGCAAAGCCGTGGCGCACCGCTTCGGCGATTCCTGCGTCCGCTCCGGCGCGGAAGCCGGCGGCAGCGACGCGGAAGCTTATTGGCGCGATGTCGGAACGGTCGATGCCTATTGGGAGGCGAATATCGATCTGACGGCTATCGTCCCGTCGCTCGACCTCTACGATCGCGACTGGCCGATCTCCACGTTCTCGGAGACATGGCCGCCGGCCAAGTTCGTCCACGACGAGGACGGTCGGCGCGGCCATGCCATCAATTCTCTCGTGTCGAGCGGCTGCATCGTGTCCGGCGCGGCCCTGCGCCGGTCGCTGGTGTTCACCGGCGTCCATCTCCATTCACATGCCGATGTCGATGGGGCGGTCATTCTGCCTTATGTGGATGTCGGCCGGGACGCCCGGTTGACGAACGTCGTCATCGACCGCGGCGTGCGCATTCCCGACGGGCTGGTGGTCGGCGAGGATCCCGAATTGGACACCCGCCGTTTCCGCCGCACCGAGAAGGGCATCTGCCTGATCACGAAGCCGATGATCGAGAGATTGGAAGGATGA
- the glgA gene encoding glycogen synthase GlgA, producing the protein MRPLNVLSVASEVFPIIKTGGLADVVGALPSALAQEGMKVVTLLPGYPAVLKALNGAELLHEYPAFFGGPASLLSGTAADLDLLVIDAPHLFERPGSPYLAPNGRDWPDNARRFAALSRTAADIGQGLVPAFMPDIIHAHDWQAGLVPGYLRLTPGPRPATIVTIHNIAFQGIFPADLLFELGLPASIFTVDGVEYYGQIGFLKAGLQLADRITTVSPTYAKEIQTPEGGMALDGLLRARSSVVSGILNGIDDQVWDPSTDMHLARSYDRESLDARSANKRALQERLGLKPDPDAMLFGVVSRLSEQKGLDLVLAGLSRLLSGGAQLALLGAGDKTLEDSFQSARIVYPGQVGCFLGYDEALAHQIQGGSDALLVPSRFEPCGLTQLCAMRYGSIPVVSRVGGLADTIIDANEMAIATGTGTGFQFGPVNLGAAIDAFERAKHLWRDKDAWRRLQVNGMKADVSWHRPAKQYADLYRSCVARA; encoded by the coding sequence ATGAGGCCTCTGAACGTTCTGTCGGTTGCGTCAGAGGTCTTTCCCATCATCAAGACAGGCGGCCTCGCCGATGTGGTCGGCGCCTTGCCTTCGGCCCTTGCGCAGGAGGGCATGAAGGTCGTCACGCTCCTTCCCGGTTATCCTGCGGTGCTGAAGGCGTTGAACGGCGCCGAACTCCTTCACGAATATCCCGCCTTCTTCGGAGGACCGGCAAGCCTTCTCTCCGGCACCGCCGCCGATCTCGATCTTCTCGTGATCGACGCGCCCCATCTCTTCGAGCGGCCGGGCTCGCCCTATCTCGCGCCCAACGGCCGGGACTGGCCGGACAATGCCCGCCGCTTCGCAGCGCTCAGCCGGACCGCCGCCGATATCGGTCAGGGGCTGGTGCCGGCCTTCATGCCCGACATCATCCACGCGCATGACTGGCAGGCGGGGCTCGTTCCCGGTTATTTACGCCTCACGCCCGGCCCACGACCGGCTACGATCGTCACCATTCACAACATCGCCTTCCAGGGCATCTTCCCCGCCGATCTGCTCTTCGAGCTCGGCCTGCCGGCGAGCATCTTCACGGTGGACGGCGTGGAATATTACGGGCAGATCGGCTTCCTGAAAGCCGGCCTTCAGCTCGCCGACCGCATCACCACCGTGTCGCCCACCTACGCGAAGGAGATCCAGACCCCGGAAGGCGGCATGGCGCTCGACGGGCTGTTGCGGGCCCGCTCAAGCGTCGTGTCGGGCATTCTCAACGGCATCGACGACCAGGTCTGGGACCCTTCGACGGACATGCATCTCGCGCGGTCCTATGACCGCGAAAGCCTCGATGCGCGCTCCGCCAACAAACGCGCGCTGCAGGAGCGTCTCGGGCTGAAGCCGGATCCGGACGCGATGCTGTTCGGTGTGGTCAGCCGGTTATCGGAGCAGAAGGGGCTCGATCTCGTTCTCGCCGGGCTGTCGCGGCTGCTGTCCGGCGGTGCGCAGTTGGCGCTGCTCGGCGCCGGGGACAAGACGCTCGAGGACAGTTTTCAGAGCGCGCGCATCGTCTATCCCGGTCAGGTCGGCTGCTTCCTCGGTTATGACGAGGCGCTCGCCCATCAGATCCAGGGCGGCAGCGACGCACTTCTCGTGCCGTCGCGCTTCGAGCCCTGCGGCCTGACCCAGCTCTGCGCCATGCGCTATGGCAGCATCCCGGTCGTGTCGCGGGTAGGCGGGCTTGCCGACACCATCATCGACGCCAACGAGATGGCTATCGCCACAGGGACAGGGACCGGCTTCCAGTTCGGTCCCGTCAATCTCGGAGCCGCAATCGATGCGTTCGAGCGTGCCAAGCACCTGTGGCGTGACAAGGATGCATGGCGGCGCCTGCAGGTCAACGGCATGAAGGCCGATGTCAGCTGGCACCGCCCGGCCAAGCAATATGCCGATCTCTACCGCTCCTGCGTTGCGCGCGCATGA
- the glgX gene encoding glycogen debranching protein GlgX, which produces MNDKVDIRETPSAQTVAPNMRRTSRVREGLPYPLGATWDGLGVNFAIFSANATKVELCLFDEEGRQELERIELPEYTDEVWHGYLPDARPGTTYGYRVHGPYDPASGHRFNPNKLLMDPYARQLIGDLQWNPALFGYTIGSPDADLSFDKRDSAHFMPKCRVVESAFTWGRGRRPQTPWERTVIYETHLRGFTMQHPAVPQEFRGTFSGLMQHEVIEYIRSLGVTAIELLPIHAFVDDSYLIEKGLRNYWGYNSIGFFAPQPRYLATPFVNEVKEMVSHLHDAGIEVILDVVYNHTAEGNELGPTLSFKGIDNASYYRLAPDKRYYINDTGTGNTVNLSHSRVLQMVTDSLRYWAQEVQIDGFRFDLATILGREPHGFEEDGRFLDTCRQDPALSQVKLIAEPWDCGPGGYQVGRFSPGWAEWNDRYRDAMRAYWKGEPGKLPELASRLTASADIFNKRGRRPWASVNFITAHDGFTLNDLVSYNDKHNEANGEDNKDGHDHNLSFNYGVEGPTDDPKIREVRLRQMRNMLATLLFSQGTPMLLAGDEFARTQNGNNNAYCQDNEISWIDWEGIDEHGIELLEFTRKLIQLRQDLPILRRGRFLSGVYNEELDVKDVTWLTPAGDEMTSEHWQDVNARCISILLDGRAQPTGIRRRGTDVTLLLILNAHHDVVKCTLPEVIGGDAWMCHIDTNQPDLEAPTEFRFGKEYTVTAHSLLLFQLKPEKQQRSAKKKGA; this is translated from the coding sequence ATGAACGACAAGGTTGATATTCGCGAGACTCCGTCGGCTCAGACCGTCGCTCCGAACATGCGGCGCACGTCGCGCGTCCGGGAAGGGCTGCCCTATCCGCTCGGAGCGACGTGGGACGGGCTGGGCGTCAACTTCGCCATCTTCTCGGCGAACGCCACAAAGGTCGAGCTCTGCCTGTTCGACGAGGAAGGCCGCCAGGAGCTGGAACGCATCGAGCTGCCGGAATACACGGACGAGGTCTGGCATGGCTACCTGCCGGATGCGCGGCCCGGCACCACTTATGGATACCGGGTTCACGGTCCCTACGATCCCGCTTCGGGCCATCGCTTCAACCCGAACAAGCTCCTGATGGATCCCTATGCCAGACAGCTGATCGGCGACCTGCAATGGAATCCGGCTCTCTTCGGCTACACGATCGGCTCGCCCGATGCGGATCTCTCGTTCGACAAGCGCGACAGCGCGCACTTCATGCCCAAATGCCGCGTCGTCGAGTCGGCCTTCACCTGGGGACGCGGGCGCCGGCCGCAGACCCCTTGGGAGCGCACGGTTATCTATGAGACGCATCTGCGCGGCTTCACCATGCAGCATCCGGCCGTGCCGCAGGAGTTTCGCGGCACCTTCTCCGGGCTGATGCAGCACGAGGTGATCGAATACATCCGCAGTCTCGGCGTCACCGCGATCGAGCTGCTGCCGATCCACGCCTTCGTCGACGACAGCTATCTCATCGAGAAGGGATTGCGGAACTACTGGGGCTACAATTCCATCGGCTTCTTCGCACCGCAACCGCGCTACCTCGCGACGCCTTTCGTCAACGAGGTGAAGGAGATGGTGAGCCATCTCCATGATGCCGGGATCGAGGTGATCCTCGACGTGGTCTACAACCACACGGCCGAAGGTAACGAGCTGGGGCCGACCCTGTCCTTCAAGGGCATCGACAACGCTTCCTATTACAGGCTCGCGCCGGACAAGCGCTATTACATCAACGACACGGGCACCGGCAACACGGTCAATCTCAGCCACTCGCGCGTGTTGCAGATGGTGACGGATTCCTTGCGCTACTGGGCGCAGGAGGTGCAGATCGACGGCTTCCGCTTCGATCTCGCCACCATCCTCGGCCGCGAGCCGCACGGCTTCGAGGAGGACGGGCGCTTCCTCGACACCTGCCGGCAGGACCCGGCGCTGAGCCAGGTCAAGCTCATCGCGGAGCCGTGGGATTGCGGACCCGGCGGCTATCAGGTCGGACGCTTCTCGCCCGGCTGGGCGGAGTGGAACGACCGCTATCGCGACGCGATGCGGGCCTATTGGAAAGGCGAGCCGGGCAAGCTGCCGGAACTCGCTTCCCGTCTCACCGCATCGGCCGACATTTTCAACAAGCGCGGACGCCGGCCTTGGGCTTCCGTGAACTTCATCACCGCCCATGACGGTTTCACCCTGAACGACCTCGTCTCCTACAACGACAAGCACAACGAGGCGAATGGCGAAGACAACAAGGACGGGCACGACCACAATCTTTCCTTCAATTATGGCGTCGAAGGCCCGACGGACGATCCGAAGATTCGCGAGGTGCGGCTGCGCCAGATGCGCAACATGCTGGCGACCCTCCTCTTCTCGCAGGGCACGCCCATGCTGCTCGCCGGCGACGAGTTCGCCCGCACGCAGAACGGTAATAACAACGCCTATTGCCAGGACAATGAGATCTCGTGGATCGACTGGGAAGGCATCGATGAGCACGGCATCGAGCTGCTCGAGTTCACCCGCAAGCTCATTCAGCTGCGCCAGGATCTGCCGATCCTGCGCAGGGGCCGCTTTCTGTCCGGGGTCTATAACGAGGAGCTTGATGTCAAGGATGTGACCTGGCTCACGCCGGCCGGCGACGAGATGACCTCCGAGCACTGGCAGGATGTGAACGCCCGCTGCATCAGCATTCTCCTGGACGGCCGCGCCCAGCCGACTGGTATCCGCCGGCGAGGCACCGACGTGACCCTGCTTCTGATCCTGAATGCCCACCACGATGTGGTGAAATGCACGCTGCCGGAGGTGATCGGCGGCGACGCCTGGATGTGTCACATCGATACCAACCAGCCGGATCTGGAGGCGCCGACCGAGTTTAGGTTCGGCAAGGAATATACGGTCACCGCACATTCCCTGCTGCTGTTCCAGCTGAAGCCGGAAAAGCAGCAGAGATCGGCGAAGAAGAAAGGCGCGTAA
- the glgB gene encoding 1,4-alpha-glucan branching protein GlgB, producing the protein MDQHRRGSQSAAKRPAEPPSVAEIINSGDPFAVLGPHEVGPGRWEIRVIRPDADTITLVGRGGETVLGSMERKLPEGYFVGSVGASERPDYRLRVERHDGSEIHHDPYSFGAFLSHDDLTRIGDPTSDAVYKKLGAHFLDLGGIQGFLFTVWAPNARRVSVVGDFNGWDGRRHPMRRRHEGGIWELFIPDVTPDQRYKFEILGLHGNLLALKADPIAFAAEHPPATASILKRDPSFDWQDAEWMTARAAQNHRKAPMSIYECHLGSWARVPEEGNRYLTYRELAVRLIPYVKNLGFTHIELLPITEFPFDGSWGYQPISLYAPTSRFGTPEDFAAFVEAAHAAGIGIILDWVPAHFPNDPHGLSYFDGTHLYEHADPRLGFHQDWGTYIYNFERQEVMSFLVANARFWLERFHLDGLRVDAVASMLYLDYSRKSGEWIPNRYGGNENLGAIDFIRKMNEVAYATSPGAVTIAEESTAWPGVSQPTYTGGLGFGFKWNMGWMHDTLRYIGKDPVFRRHHHHDLTFGLLYAFSENFVLPLSHDEVVHGKGSLIGRMPGDQWQRFANLRAYFGFMWGHPGKKLLFMGGEFAQEREWDHDKSLDWHLLDNAYHKGVQTLIKDLNQAYRSIPALHERDCEAKGFEWIVSDDRDNSVIAWLRRGEDEEALAIVVSNFTPVPREGYRIGVPLPGLYREAVNTDAALYGGSNLGNLGGVKAESTPSHGRPLSLTLTIPPLATLILVRDRDAVKANIELRSGATS; encoded by the coding sequence ATGGATCAGCACCGTCGTGGATCGCAGAGCGCAGCAAAGCGCCCGGCCGAGCCGCCTTCGGTTGCCGAGATCATCAATTCCGGCGATCCCTTCGCCGTGCTCGGCCCGCACGAGGTTGGACCCGGCCGGTGGGAGATCCGCGTCATCCGGCCGGATGCCGATACCATCACCTTGGTGGGTCGCGGCGGAGAGACGGTTCTCGGCAGCATGGAAAGAAAGCTGCCGGAGGGCTATTTCGTCGGCTCTGTCGGCGCCTCCGAGAGGCCCGATTACCGGCTGCGCGTCGAAAGGCACGACGGGTCCGAAATCCATCACGATCCCTACAGCTTCGGCGCCTTTCTCTCGCATGACGATCTCACGCGGATCGGCGATCCCACCAGCGATGCGGTCTACAAGAAGCTCGGCGCCCATTTTCTCGACCTCGGCGGCATTCAGGGCTTTCTCTTCACCGTGTGGGCGCCCAATGCCCGCCGGGTGAGCGTGGTCGGCGACTTCAACGGCTGGGACGGACGGCGCCACCCCATGCGGCGACGCCACGAGGGCGGGATCTGGGAGCTTTTCATTCCAGACGTCACGCCGGACCAGCGCTACAAGTTCGAGATCCTCGGCCTGCACGGCAACCTTCTCGCCTTGAAGGCCGATCCCATCGCCTTCGCCGCGGAGCACCCACCCGCGACGGCCTCCATCCTGAAACGCGACCCGAGCTTCGACTGGCAGGATGCGGAATGGATGACAGCGCGCGCGGCGCAGAACCACCGCAAGGCGCCGATGTCGATCTACGAGTGCCATCTCGGCTCGTGGGCAAGGGTGCCCGAGGAAGGCAATCGCTATCTCACCTATCGCGAACTGGCGGTACGGCTCATTCCCTATGTGAAGAATCTCGGCTTCACCCATATCGAGCTTCTGCCGATCACCGAATTTCCCTTCGACGGGTCCTGGGGCTATCAGCCGATCTCGCTTTATGCGCCGACAAGCCGCTTCGGCACACCGGAGGATTTCGCGGCCTTCGTCGAGGCGGCGCATGCGGCCGGGATCGGGATCATCCTCGATTGGGTGCCGGCGCATTTTCCGAACGATCCGCACGGGCTTTCCTATTTCGACGGCACGCATCTTTATGAGCATGCCGACCCGCGTCTGGGATTCCACCAGGATTGGGGCACCTACATCTACAACTTCGAGCGCCAGGAGGTGATGAGCTTTCTCGTCGCCAATGCCCGCTTCTGGCTCGAGCGCTTCCACCTCGACGGCCTGCGGGTCGATGCGGTCGCGTCGATGCTTTATCTCGACTACTCGCGCAAATCCGGAGAGTGGATTCCCAACCGCTACGGCGGCAATGAGAATCTCGGCGCCATTGACTTCATCCGCAAGATGAACGAGGTCGCTTACGCCACTTCGCCGGGCGCCGTCACCATCGCGGAGGAATCGACCGCCTGGCCGGGCGTTTCGCAACCCACCTATACCGGCGGTCTCGGCTTCGGGTTCAAGTGGAACATGGGCTGGATGCACGACACCCTGCGCTATATCGGCAAGGATCCGGTCTTCCGCCGCCACCACCACCACGACCTGACCTTCGGCCTTCTCTACGCCTTTTCCGAGAACTTCGTCCTGCCTCTCAGCCATGACGAGGTCGTGCACGGCAAGGGATCGCTCATCGGCCGGATGCCGGGCGATCAGTGGCAGCGATTCGCGAACCTGCGCGCCTATTTCGGCTTCATGTGGGGCCATCCTGGCAAGAAGCTGCTCTTCATGGGCGGGGAATTCGCGCAGGAGCGGGAGTGGGACCACGATAAGAGCCTCGACTGGCATCTCCTCGACAACGCCTACCACAAAGGCGTGCAGACACTCATCAAGGACCTCAATCAGGCCTATCGCTCCATTCCCGCGCTGCATGAACGGGATTGCGAAGCGAAGGGCTTCGAGTGGATCGTGTCGGACGACCGGGACAACAGCGTCATCGCCTGGCTGCGGCGCGGCGAGGACGAGGAGGCTCTTGCCATCGTTGTGTCGAACTTTACGCCCGTTCCTCGGGAAGGTTATCGCATCGGCGTTCCGCTGCCGGGCCTCTATCGCGAGGCGGTCAACACGGATGCCGCGCTCTATGGCGGCAGCAATCTGGGCAATCTCGGCGGGGTGAAGGCCGAGAGCACGCCGAGCCATGGCCGTCCACTCTCCCTCACCCTCACGATCCCGCCCTTGGCGACCCTGATTCTGGTCCGTGACCGCGATGCTGTCAAAGCGAACATAGAGCTCCGCTCGGGTGCGACTTCCTGA